The following proteins are encoded in a genomic region of Arthrobacter jiangjiafuii:
- a CDS encoding multidrug effflux MFS transporter: MPDSSLIPPSTGRRTSGQLILLLALLTAVGPLSIDLYLPAFPGMAGDLDTTAAGIQLTMTTFLVGLGLGQLFIGPLSDGIGRRKPMLAGTFVCAAASVICAVAPNVEVLASARFLQGLGGAAGVVLARAIVSDTARGAAAAKLLGILTIICVVAPVIAPLAGGAIIAAAGWRAVFWVLAVLVLALFVWAVFGAQETLPMEERNHGGIKTTLHVAGVVLGNRNYTGYLLTFCFAFAGLFAYISASPFVIQNIMGLSETRFSLIFAMNALCITIVSVIAAALAGKVSYRRMIAIGLVVAILAAAGLLTFALNGTPMVPMLVLFAAFQGSLGFIFGNATALALEEAGHHAGTGSAFLGCLQYVLAAAVAPIVGLGGEDTAVPMGIAMVAFAVLSGVSYLTLTRKTAAPAGTEADLPAQAPAQPVS, encoded by the coding sequence ATGCCCGACTCCAGCCTTATTCCCCCTTCCACGGGGCGCCGCACCAGCGGCCAGCTCATTCTCCTGCTCGCTCTCCTGACAGCCGTGGGACCACTGTCGATTGACCTGTATCTGCCGGCCTTCCCCGGCATGGCAGGCGATCTTGACACCACTGCCGCCGGCATCCAGCTGACCATGACCACCTTCCTGGTAGGCCTGGGACTCGGCCAGCTGTTCATCGGCCCGCTCTCCGACGGAATCGGCCGGCGCAAGCCGATGCTCGCCGGCACGTTCGTCTGTGCCGCAGCCAGCGTGATCTGCGCCGTCGCCCCCAACGTTGAAGTGCTTGCTTCGGCCCGCTTCCTGCAGGGCCTCGGAGGCGCCGCCGGCGTCGTCCTTGCCCGCGCCATCGTCTCCGATACCGCCCGCGGTGCCGCAGCAGCCAAGCTCCTGGGCATCCTGACCATCATCTGCGTTGTTGCTCCCGTCATCGCCCCGCTGGCCGGCGGCGCCATCATTGCCGCAGCGGGATGGCGGGCCGTGTTCTGGGTCCTTGCCGTACTGGTCCTGGCCCTCTTCGTGTGGGCCGTGTTTGGCGCCCAGGAAACCCTTCCGATGGAAGAGCGCAACCACGGCGGCATCAAGACCACGCTGCACGTGGCCGGAGTGGTCCTCGGCAACCGCAATTACACGGGCTACCTGCTGACCTTCTGCTTCGCATTCGCCGGACTGTTTGCCTACATCTCCGCGTCCCCGTTCGTCATCCAGAACATCATGGGACTCTCCGAGACCCGCTTCTCGCTGATCTTCGCCATGAACGCCCTGTGCATCACCATCGTCAGCGTCATCGCTGCAGCGCTGGCCGGCAAGGTGTCCTACCGCCGGATGATCGCCATCGGCCTCGTGGTTGCCATCCTGGCCGCCGCAGGGCTGCTGACCTTCGCGCTGAACGGCACGCCGATGGTTCCCATGCTGGTCCTGTTCGCGGCCTTCCAGGGCTCGCTGGGCTTCATCTTCGGCAACGCCACCGCCCTGGCCCTCGAGGAAGCCGGCCACCACGCCGGCACCGGCTCAGCCTTCCTCGGCTGCCTGCAGTACGTCCTCGCGGCCGCAGTGGCTCCCATCGTGGGTCTTGGCGGAGAAGACACCGCCGTGCCGATGGGTATCGCCATGGTCGCATTTGCGGTCCTGTCCGGTGTTTCCTACCTGACCCTGACCCGCAAGACCGCGGCACCCGCCGGGACCGAAGCAGACCTGCCGGCCCAAGCGCCTGCACAGCCGGTTTCCTAG
- a CDS encoding MarR family winged helix-turn-helix transcriptional regulator, protein MTEERETAARRREVAILLRDLAWTIHRRIPDVSGIDPLASTELAVLKHVLETPGLTVTELARRMALKQSNTSAAVRVLTERGLVTREGSPTDRRISRLVPTEVALAQDEAIEDAWAGPIRSALAGLTGEEVEALNAAVAPLQRLNSLLRADQGA, encoded by the coding sequence ATGACCGAAGAGCGCGAGACAGCGGCCCGGCGGCGGGAAGTGGCCATACTGCTCCGCGACCTCGCCTGGACCATTCACCGGCGGATTCCCGATGTCAGCGGCATCGATCCGCTTGCCTCCACCGAACTGGCAGTGCTCAAGCATGTGCTGGAAACCCCCGGCCTGACCGTCACGGAACTCGCGCGGCGGATGGCCCTCAAGCAAAGCAATACCAGTGCCGCTGTCCGCGTCCTGACCGAACGCGGGCTGGTGACGCGGGAGGGCAGCCCCACGGACCGGAGGATCAGCCGGCTGGTGCCGACTGAAGTGGCGCTGGCGCAGGACGAGGCCATCGAGGATGCCTGGGCCGGCCCGATCCGGAGCGCGCTCGCCGGACTGACCGGCGAGGAAGTTGAAGCCCTGAACGCCGCGGTGGCCCCGCTGCAGCGGTTGAACTCCCTGCTGCGGGCCGACCAGGGGGCCTGA
- a CDS encoding PGPGW domain-containing protein, which translates to MATDGEKHSRILPGWVRRTGIEVAGWTLVLLGLAALVLPGPGLLALAAGLAVLSLQYHWAGRYLRPLKAKALHAAEQGVCTWPRISASVSGALAVIAAGIIWGTWTEIPPWWPLADTYWLPGGWGTGAGLMLSGLIALTLIFYSCYRFRGRQPAEPAAEPPVADAAEAA; encoded by the coding sequence TTGGCAACTGACGGCGAAAAACACTCACGGATACTGCCTGGATGGGTCAGACGCACCGGCATCGAAGTGGCCGGATGGACTCTGGTCCTCCTTGGCCTGGCAGCCCTGGTCCTGCCCGGACCGGGGCTGCTGGCCCTCGCGGCCGGACTGGCCGTACTTTCACTCCAGTACCACTGGGCCGGCAGATACCTGCGGCCGCTCAAGGCCAAGGCCTTACATGCGGCCGAACAGGGAGTGTGTACCTGGCCCCGCATCAGCGCCAGCGTCAGTGGCGCCCTGGCCGTCATTGCGGCGGGCATTATCTGGGGAACCTGGACCGAAATTCCGCCCTGGTGGCCCCTCGCCGATACCTACTGGCTGCCCGGCGGCTGGGGAACCGGAGCAGGACTGATGCTGTCGGGGCTGATCGCCCTCACCCTGATCTTCTACAGCTGCTACCGGTTCCGCGGACGGCAGCCGGCAGAACCGGCGGCTGAGCCACCCGTGGCCGATGCCGCCGAAGCGGCATAA